The following proteins are encoded in a genomic region of Sorangiineae bacterium MSr12523:
- a CDS encoding (deoxy)nucleoside triphosphate pyrophosphohydrolase, producing MHTVIVAAAVLIEGNRVLLTQRKAGAHLAGSWEFPGGKVEPGEDPKAALARELAEEVGIVVRIGEIVDVTFHRYDDANKAVLLLFYEAERTTDSPAPHAVDVADLRWATADELQPADFPPADVAILAKVRHRLSCLV from the coding sequence ATGCATACCGTCATCGTCGCCGCCGCAGTTTTGATCGAGGGGAACCGCGTGCTGCTCACGCAGCGCAAGGCCGGCGCTCATCTCGCGGGCTCCTGGGAATTTCCGGGCGGAAAGGTCGAGCCAGGGGAAGATCCCAAGGCGGCTCTCGCACGCGAGCTCGCGGAAGAAGTGGGCATCGTTGTGCGGATCGGTGAGATTGTCGATGTAACGTTCCACCGCTACGACGACGCGAACAAGGCCGTGCTGCTCCTGTTCTACGAGGCGGAACGAACGACCGATTCGCCCGCCCCTCACGCCGTCGACGTGGCCGACTTGCGCTGGGCTACCGCCGACGAGCTCCAACCCGCGGATTTTCCCCCGGCCGATGTGGCGATTTTGGCCAAGGTACGACATAGGCTGTCCTGTCTGGTATGA
- a CDS encoding bacteriocin family protein encodes MNLLKRELAPILPDAWEAIDQEATRVLKLNLAGRKLVDFKGPHGWKYAAVNTGRLEFLKDSPAPEVAAGVRSVQPLIEVRTMFKLDILDLDSVARGADDPDLSEVVKAAERIAHAEDSAIFNGYKGGQIDGIIETSPHTPIEVRAIESWPQSIVHAKETLRAAGVSGPYALALGKQAYDELSAGSEDGYPLRKRIERTLIDGPFVWAPAIQGAVLLSTRGGDYELTVGQDLSIGYHFHDKRTVELYITESFTFRVLEPAAAVVLKRG; translated from the coding sequence ATGAATCTTCTGAAACGTGAGCTCGCCCCCATTCTTCCCGATGCCTGGGAAGCCATCGACCAAGAAGCGACGCGCGTCCTCAAGTTGAACCTCGCCGGTCGCAAACTGGTCGACTTCAAAGGCCCGCACGGCTGGAAGTATGCCGCCGTGAACACGGGCCGCCTCGAGTTCCTCAAGGACTCCCCCGCCCCCGAGGTCGCTGCGGGCGTGCGCTCGGTGCAGCCGCTCATCGAGGTGCGCACCATGTTCAAGTTGGACATTCTCGATCTGGATTCCGTGGCCCGTGGGGCAGACGATCCCGATCTATCCGAGGTCGTGAAAGCCGCCGAGCGCATTGCCCACGCCGAGGACAGCGCCATCTTCAACGGCTACAAGGGCGGCCAGATCGACGGCATCATCGAGACGAGCCCGCACACCCCCATCGAGGTGCGCGCCATCGAATCGTGGCCGCAGAGCATCGTGCACGCGAAGGAGACGTTGCGCGCGGCCGGTGTCTCGGGCCCGTATGCGCTCGCCCTCGGCAAGCAGGCTTACGACGAGCTTTCCGCCGGAAGCGAAGACGGCTATCCGCTGCGCAAGCGCATCGAACGCACCTTGATCGACGGGCCCTTCGTCTGGGCGCCCGCCATCCAAGGTGCCGTGCTTCTCTCCACGCGCGGCGGCGATTACGAGCTCACGGTGGGCCAGGATCTATCGATTGGCTACCATTTCCACGACAAGCGCACCGTGGAGCTCTACATCACCGAATCGTTCACCTTCCGCGTGCTCGAGCCCGCGGCGGCGGTCGTCCTCAAGCGAGGCTAG
- a CDS encoding sigma-70 family RNA polymerase sigma factor, protein MSMVSDLDLPLTPPSPRARERLRACMDEHYDAVWRALRRFGVPESQVEDAAQQVFIVFANRLEAVTEGSERAYLYGTAVRVASDLRKRASRSREVPSATAADEHASPEYDAEQLLEVRRARALLDDVLASMPMDLRTVFVLYEFEELTMAQIAASLEIPPGTVASRLRRAREFFESSVKALQAGTEP, encoded by the coding sequence ATGAGCATGGTCTCGGACCTCGACCTTCCTTTGACCCCTCCGTCGCCGCGCGCGCGTGAGCGTCTGCGCGCATGCATGGACGAGCACTACGACGCGGTGTGGCGGGCTTTGCGCCGCTTCGGGGTGCCCGAGTCCCAGGTGGAGGACGCGGCCCAGCAGGTGTTCATCGTGTTTGCGAACCGGCTCGAGGCCGTGACGGAAGGCTCCGAGCGCGCGTACCTCTATGGCACGGCGGTCCGTGTTGCTTCGGATTTGCGCAAGCGCGCATCGCGCTCGCGCGAGGTTCCTTCGGCCACCGCGGCCGACGAGCATGCGTCGCCGGAGTACGATGCCGAGCAGCTTCTCGAGGTGCGCCGTGCCCGCGCGTTGCTCGACGATGTTCTGGCGTCGATGCCGATGGATCTGCGCACGGTGTTCGTTCTGTACGAGTTCGAAGAGCTCACCATGGCCCAAATCGCTGCATCTCTGGAGATCCCTCCGGGCACCGTCGCCTCGCGTTTGCGACGCGCGCGCGAGTTCTTCGAATCGAGCGTCAAAGCATTGCAGGCAGGGACCGAACCATGA
- a CDS encoding ferritin-like domain-containing protein — MSSESLHEPEDRLSEPTKNMHRAIVSLIEELEAVDWYQQRAEAATDDALRAVLEHNRDEEIEHASMTLEWIRRNNPRFDANLRTYLMKSEPITEIEEAETAEETQPQTTTPAAKRGTDGSLAIGSLKETP; from the coding sequence ATGTCCAGCGAAAGCTTGCACGAGCCGGAAGACCGACTGTCCGAGCCAACGAAGAACATGCACCGCGCGATCGTCTCGCTCATCGAGGAGCTCGAGGCGGTGGACTGGTACCAACAACGAGCCGAGGCCGCAACGGACGATGCATTGCGCGCCGTGCTCGAACACAACCGCGACGAGGAAATCGAGCATGCGTCGATGACGCTCGAATGGATTCGCCGCAACAACCCGCGCTTCGACGCGAACCTTCGCACCTATCTGATGAAGAGCGAACCCATCACCGAAATCGAGGAAGCGGAGACCGCTGAAGAAACGCAGCCGCAAACGACGACACCGGCTGCCAAACGGGGGACGGACGGATCGCTGGCCATCGGAAGCCTGAAGGAGACTCCATGA
- a CDS encoding HEAT repeat domain-containing protein, whose product MQGNDYDVDEGNFKKGAFKPIAIGIGGLAVLGGIVFAVLAVKGESEKLGVKEIAAERKHIYVLSKAEAVPKWRSWAARNDVPALQQEAFAELAWAKDPAGLDLIIKGLASDDHRVRGTAAQAILEYGSPTADAAKPALLKALQEADSSDKPQISWALATLHEGSAFEAVLSEYRLGHLSKVQRLDGVPAFDPELLAGMVPLEKLATYATDESESVRQLIATVLSRTGDAKWTGVLIKLVQDKSVEVAREAAVGLGRIGNEDAVGPLLDALSRADKNSRLKFLEALRDGVGAKGLILAIRSVSHDNPEREKAQTRQLFEMMRELADPRGGDMLVQYIASNPKPHWKTEAALRLAEIGDVRAATTLGWRLKQDPLKLYNKVDDPELVRDDNERVVSARMLADLAVLHPDKRNDILSVAEDGAVFWTTDLPQPHANGMRFLAAAGSARGLTLLRKWADPKDPLPKEGQQDFPPTWATAQSALRYVGMTKDPASWGLLEKQLNRKPAKVDATMDSLMQGGLAVLGMTLRGLGVGASDGFAEWGDPKAYPTLTKYIENPENNEQSRIEACFALSWVATDDQLGEVVKKVHEFNKPDPKNALIRACYLETLVHRPAQSATRGLVNVLDPNVPLEVRHQAARAIGFGGVTPDVAKQLEAKLTDPNTRSDAVLALLIGGDVDQATRAVASYNDVAAEALEEIKDIYNRSFGYWSDKNYEKGDVARWIRNAQACAHVKVNGALQDWPKLILSRALQGIETDNGPHSVTRVNLRVRLVRDAKGADAQKREDAIAILKFMKEKGVLLALRSEPAPLGELARQAFFEVMNPKATDERIPAAATKEEKDKPQ is encoded by the coding sequence ATGCAAGGCAATGATTACGATGTCGACGAGGGAAACTTCAAAAAAGGGGCCTTCAAGCCGATAGCGATTGGCATCGGCGGTCTCGCGGTCCTCGGCGGGATCGTGTTTGCGGTGCTCGCAGTGAAGGGGGAATCGGAGAAGCTCGGCGTCAAAGAGATTGCCGCGGAGCGAAAGCACATTTACGTGCTTTCGAAGGCCGAGGCGGTTCCGAAATGGCGCTCGTGGGCCGCTCGCAACGACGTGCCCGCCCTTCAGCAGGAGGCGTTCGCGGAGCTCGCGTGGGCGAAGGATCCCGCGGGGCTCGACCTCATCATCAAGGGCCTCGCCTCCGACGACCATCGCGTGCGCGGTACGGCGGCGCAAGCCATCCTCGAATACGGGTCGCCCACGGCCGATGCGGCGAAGCCTGCGCTTCTGAAGGCGCTGCAGGAGGCCGATAGCAGCGACAAGCCGCAGATCAGTTGGGCCCTGGCCACCTTGCACGAGGGCTCCGCATTCGAAGCCGTGCTTTCCGAGTACCGCTTGGGTCATCTGTCCAAGGTGCAGCGCTTGGACGGCGTTCCGGCATTCGATCCGGAGCTTCTCGCCGGCATGGTTCCGCTCGAAAAATTGGCCACGTACGCGACCGACGAGAGCGAGAGCGTGCGCCAGCTCATTGCCACGGTGCTCTCGCGCACGGGCGATGCGAAGTGGACCGGGGTGCTCATCAAGCTGGTGCAGGACAAATCCGTCGAGGTGGCGCGTGAGGCCGCCGTCGGGTTGGGTCGCATTGGCAACGAGGACGCCGTGGGGCCGCTTCTCGATGCGCTGTCGCGGGCGGACAAGAATTCGCGCCTGAAGTTCCTCGAGGCGCTGCGCGACGGCGTCGGTGCCAAAGGTCTCATTTTGGCGATCCGCAGCGTGTCGCACGACAACCCGGAGCGTGAGAAAGCGCAGACGCGGCAGCTCTTCGAGATGATGCGCGAGCTGGCCGATCCGCGCGGGGGCGACATGCTCGTGCAGTACATCGCGTCGAACCCGAAGCCGCATTGGAAGACCGAGGCGGCGCTGCGTTTGGCGGAGATCGGCGACGTGCGTGCGGCGACGACCTTGGGTTGGCGTCTCAAGCAGGACCCGCTCAAGCTTTACAACAAGGTCGACGATCCGGAGCTGGTGCGCGACGACAACGAGCGCGTGGTGTCCGCGCGCATGCTGGCCGATCTGGCGGTGCTCCACCCGGACAAGCGAAACGACATTCTGTCGGTCGCCGAGGATGGCGCCGTCTTCTGGACGACGGATCTTCCGCAGCCGCACGCGAACGGCATGCGTTTTCTCGCGGCCGCGGGCTCGGCGCGCGGGTTGACGTTGCTGCGCAAGTGGGCGGATCCGAAGGACCCGTTGCCCAAGGAAGGGCAGCAAGATTTTCCCCCGACGTGGGCCACGGCGCAGAGCGCCCTTCGGTACGTCGGCATGACGAAGGATCCGGCGAGCTGGGGGCTGCTCGAGAAGCAGTTGAACCGCAAGCCGGCCAAGGTCGATGCCACGATGGATTCGCTGATGCAGGGCGGTCTGGCGGTGCTGGGCATGACCTTGCGCGGTCTCGGCGTGGGTGCCTCGGATGGCTTCGCCGAGTGGGGCGACCCGAAGGCGTACCCGACGCTGACGAAGTACATCGAGAACCCGGAGAACAACGAGCAATCGCGGATCGAAGCGTGCTTTGCGCTCTCCTGGGTGGCGACCGACGATCAACTCGGCGAGGTCGTGAAGAAGGTTCACGAGTTCAACAAGCCGGATCCGAAGAATGCGCTCATCCGGGCCTGCTACCTGGAGACGTTGGTGCACCGTCCGGCGCAGTCGGCGACGCGCGGGCTGGTGAACGTGCTCGATCCGAACGTGCCGCTGGAGGTGCGCCACCAAGCAGCCCGCGCGATTGGCTTCGGCGGGGTGACGCCCGACGTGGCAAAGCAGCTCGAGGCCAAGTTGACCGATCCGAACACGCGCAGCGATGCCGTGTTGGCATTGCTCATTGGCGGCGACGTCGACCAGGCGACTCGGGCGGTGGCGTCGTACAACGATGTGGCGGCCGAGGCGCTCGAGGAGATCAAGGACATCTACAATCGGTCCTTCGGCTACTGGAGCGACAAGAACTACGAGAAGGGCGACGTGGCGCGGTGGATCCGCAACGCGCAAGCCTGCGCCCACGTGAAGGTGAATGGCGCCCTGCAAGATTGGCCGAAGTTGATCTTGTCGCGCGCGCTGCAAGGTATCGAGACCGACAACGGTCCGCATTCGGTGACGCGCGTGAATTTGCGCGTGCGCTTGGTGCGCGACGCAAAGGGCGCCGACGCGCAGAAGCGCGAAGACGCGATTGCGATTCTGAAGTTCATGAAAGAGAAGGGCGTGCTCCTGGCATTGCGCAGTGAGCCTGCACCCCTTGGCGAGCTGGCGCGGCAAGCGTTTTTCGAGGTGATGAACCCGAAGGCCACGGACGAGCGGATTCCGGCTGCCGCGACGAAAGAGGAAAAGGACAAGCCGCAATAG
- a CDS encoding alpha-hydroxy-acid oxidizing protein — protein MIEPLDMSTFLTVRDLERVARAELPPSTLGYFKSGAESQTTLRANRRAFRKWAIDYRVMVDVSRVDTRIRLLGRDVATPILIAPMAYHCLAHPDGELASARAAAKSGAPYVATTLATKPLEEIATAFDAANTAGATPRWFQLYVNKDRGITRSIIERADAAGYEALVVTVDVPVMGRRLSDLRNAFTLPPGMTAANLADAVQGAKNAYHHAYATGRHDPSLTWRDIASFREITRMPILLKGIVRGDDALRAIDAGASGVVVSNHGGRQLDNAIASLDALPRVLDAVASRQAAGFDVLVDGGIRWGTDIFKALALGARAVMVGRPILWGLTVGGEAGVVRVLQILQNELTTSMALAGCPDIASITRDLLVPA, from the coding sequence ATGATCGAGCCGCTCGATATGTCGACGTTTCTCACGGTCCGTGACCTCGAACGGGTCGCGCGTGCGGAGCTCCCTCCTTCGACCTTGGGCTACTTCAAGTCCGGGGCGGAGTCGCAGACCACGCTCCGCGCGAACCGCCGCGCATTCCGCAAGTGGGCCATCGACTACCGCGTCATGGTCGATGTCAGCCGGGTGGACACGCGCATTCGGCTCCTGGGGCGCGACGTCGCAACGCCCATTCTCATCGCGCCCATGGCTTACCACTGCTTGGCGCATCCCGACGGCGAGCTGGCCAGCGCCCGTGCCGCGGCGAAATCCGGCGCGCCCTACGTGGCCACCACCTTGGCCACCAAGCCCCTCGAGGAGATCGCCACCGCATTCGACGCCGCCAACACCGCGGGCGCCACGCCGCGTTGGTTCCAACTTTACGTGAACAAGGACCGCGGCATCACGCGCTCGATCATCGAGCGCGCCGACGCGGCCGGGTACGAGGCCTTGGTCGTCACCGTCGACGTGCCGGTCATGGGCCGCCGCCTGAGCGATCTCCGCAACGCGTTCACCCTGCCGCCCGGCATGACCGCGGCCAACCTGGCCGATGCCGTACAGGGCGCCAAGAACGCGTACCATCATGCCTACGCCACCGGGCGCCACGATCCGTCGCTCACCTGGCGCGACATTGCGAGCTTCCGCGAGATCACACGCATGCCCATTTTGCTGAAGGGCATCGTGCGCGGCGACGACGCACTGCGGGCCATCGACGCCGGTGCATCGGGCGTGGTCGTCTCGAACCACGGCGGCCGCCAGCTCGACAATGCGATTGCCTCGTTGGATGCACTTCCGCGCGTTCTCGATGCCGTGGCCTCCCGCCAGGCGGCCGGGTTCGATGTCCTCGTCGATGGCGGCATCCGATGGGGCACGGATATCTTCAAGGCCCTCGCCTTGGGCGCCCGCGCCGTGATGGTCGGCCGCCCCATTCTCTGGGGTCTCACCGTGGGCGGCGAGGCCGGTGTCGTGCGCGTGCTTCAAATCTTACAGAACGAGCTCACCACCTCGATGGCCCTGGCCGGCTGCCCGGACATCGCATCCATCACGCGCGACTTGCTCGTGCCCGCGTGA
- a CDS encoding sigma-70 family RNA polymerase sigma factor codes for MAEHNRKGENFPTTQHSIPFGLKSADSAEKTRSLERLTKAYWKPVYKYLRRKWRKTPAEAEELTQSFFLRAIDKSTFASYDPEQARFRTFVRVCVDRFVVDQKRHESAIKRGHGVRFLQLDFPGAEGEISSDHAMLSDPEKLFEVDWVRSVLGIAVESLRAACANKGKDVHFRVFELFHLGDASEKPSYAEAGAMLGISVTDVTNRLSYVRREFRVMVLDTLRELTGSEEELRSEARAVLGVEL; via the coding sequence ATGGCGGAGCATAACCGCAAAGGGGAGAACTTTCCGACGACCCAGCACTCCATCCCATTCGGGTTGAAGAGTGCGGACTCCGCCGAGAAAACGCGCTCCCTCGAGCGACTGACCAAGGCCTACTGGAAGCCGGTTTACAAGTACCTTCGCCGCAAGTGGCGCAAGACTCCAGCCGAGGCCGAGGAGCTCACGCAGTCGTTCTTTCTGCGCGCCATCGACAAGAGCACCTTCGCCTCGTACGACCCGGAGCAAGCGCGCTTTCGGACCTTCGTGCGCGTGTGCGTCGACCGGTTCGTGGTCGATCAGAAGCGCCACGAGTCGGCCATCAAACGCGGTCACGGCGTGCGCTTTCTGCAATTGGACTTTCCCGGCGCCGAAGGGGAAATCTCCAGCGACCACGCCATGCTGTCGGATCCGGAGAAGCTCTTCGAGGTCGACTGGGTGCGCAGCGTGCTCGGAATCGCCGTCGAATCCCTGCGCGCGGCCTGCGCCAACAAGGGCAAAGACGTGCACTTCCGCGTGTTCGAGCTTTTTCACCTCGGCGATGCCTCCGAGAAACCGAGCTACGCGGAAGCGGGCGCGATGCTGGGCATCTCGGTGACCGACGTGACGAACCGACTGAGCTACGTGCGGCGCGAGTTCCGCGTGATGGTGCTCGACACCTTGCGCGAGCTCACGGGAAGCGAAGAGGAACTCCGCAGCGAAGCGCGCGCCGTTCTCGGCGTGGAGCTTTGA